The proteins below are encoded in one region of Juglans microcarpa x Juglans regia isolate MS1-56 chromosome 4D, Jm3101_v1.0, whole genome shotgun sequence:
- the LOC121260131 gene encoding uncharacterized protein LOC121260131 — translation MALVQRYGKLDIFLTMTCNPNWQEITNELSLHEESQNRPDLVARVFHAKVEELKDQLFKRQIFSKVSAYIYVIEHQKRGLPHAHFLIILHMDRKVYAPESFDEIVLAEILDKNTNMHLHNVVVKHMMHGPCGALNPSNVCMKRNGCCKSNSPKNYAYATTVGNDSFPIYRRKNNGITVKVRGKNLDNCWVVPYNPYLLATFDCHINVEICSTIQAVKYLYKYIYKGRDRIAFNLVSEQNNQQVDEIQQFQSAR, via the coding sequence atggctttagttcAGCGTTATGGCAAACTAGACATTTTCTTAACaatgacatgcaatccaaacTGGCAAGAAATTACAAACGAATTAAGTCTGCATGAGGAGAGTCAGAATCGACCTGATTTGGTTGCTCGGGTCTTTCATGCAAAAGTAGAAGAATTGAAGGATCAATTATTCAAGAGGCAGATTTTTAGTAAAGTCTCAGCATATATCTACGTTATCGAGCACCAAAAAAGAGGTCTTCCACATGCGCATTTTCTAATTATCTTACATATGGATAGGAAAGTCTATGCgcctgaatcttttgatgagatcGTATTAGCAGAGATACttgataaaaatacaaacatgcACTTGCATAACGTTGTTGTCAAGCATATGATGCATGGACCATGTGGAGCCTTGAACCCATCAAATGtttgcatgaaaagaaatggtTGTTGCAAAAGTAATTCTCCAAAGAATTATGCATATGCTACGACCGTTGGAAATGATTCCTTCCCAATATATAGACGTAAGAACAATGGAATAACTGTCAAAGTCAGAGGCAAAAATTTAGACAATTGTTGGGTTGTGCCATATAATCCATATTTGCTTGCAACATTTGACTGTCACATTAACGTCGAGATTTGTTCTACAATACAAGCAGTCAAATATCTTTACAAGTACATTTATAAAGGGCGTGATCGTATTGCTTTCAACCTGGTTTCTGAACAAAACAATCAACAAGttgatgaaatccaacaattccaATCAGCCCGATAG